The Phaeacidiphilus oryzae TH49 region ACCGGTCACCGATGCCGCGTCCAGCCCGCAGAGCGCGCCGATCAGCGCCGCCGCCACGGTCGTCGAGCCGACCCCGAGGTCGCCGAGGAGCACCAGGTCGGTGCCGGAGTCGGCCTCCTCGTCGGCCAGCCGCATCCCCAGCCGGAAGGCCGCCTCGGCCTCCTCCCGGGTGAGGGCGTCCTCGACGTCGGTACGGCCGGAGCCGCGCCGGACCCGGTCCCGGGAGACGCCGTTCGGCAGCTCCTCCTCCAGATCGACGGCCACGTCGACGACCCGGAGCGAGGCGCCGAACCGGCGGGCGAGGACGGACACCGCCGCCTCCCCGTCCAGCACCGAGCGCACCAGGCGCCCGGTGGCGTCCGGTGCCAGCGCCGATACGCCGAGCCGCGCGACGCCGTGGTCGGCGGCGAAGACCAGCACCTTGGCCCGGTCGATCGGGCGCGGCGGCACCTGGCCCTGTACGGCGGCCAGCCAGGAGCCCAGCTTCTCCAGCTGCCCGAGGCCGGCGCGCGGCCCTTCGAGTGCGGCCCAGCGCTCGTCGGCGGCCTGGCGGTACTCGTCCTCGGGCCGGACCACCAGCGTCGAGAACTCGTCGAGATCGAGAGTCGTGTCCATCGCCCGGAAGGCTATCGCGGCGCACCCGGGCCGCGGAGCGGCAGTACCTGCCCGGCGACCACCAGCAGCACCTGCTCGCTCGCGCCGGCGACCGCCGCGTTCAGCCGGCCGAGCTCGTCGCGGAAGCGGCGGCCGGCGGCGGTCGCCGGCACCACCCCGCTGCCCACCTCGTTGCTCACCCCGACCAGCTCGCGCGGGGACGCCGCCCAGGCCTCCACCAGGGCCCGGGTGCGGGCGCGCAGGGCGTCCCGCGCCCCGCCGCGGTACCAGGCCTCGTCGTCCCAGGCGCCGACCTCGTCCATGACGGCGGTCAGCCACAGCGAGAGGCAGTCCACCAGGACCGGCGCCGGATCGGTGCGGTCGCCGAGCAGCGGCTCGAGGGCGCAGGTCTCGGCGGTGCGCCAGGGCGCCGGGCGGCGCTCGCGGTGGAGGGCGATCCGGCGGGCCCACTCCTCGTCACCCTCCCGGGTGCCGCCGGTGGCCACGTAGAGGACGTCCTGACGATCCGTCAGCATCCGCTCGGCGGTGGCGGATTTGCCCGAGCGCGCGCCCCCGAGCAGCAGCGTCCGCCGGGGTGCGGCCGGCGCCTGCGCCCGCTTCCGCCCGAGCTCGACGCCGAACCGGCGGGTGCCGCTCGGAAGTTGCTCCCAGAAGATCCTCATGACCGCATTCTCGCTGGTAGCCTCCGGGACATGGTGTGGACGTGGCGGTACGAGAAGGCCGACGGCTCTCCGGCGGAGGTGTCCGACGGCGCTGAGGAGTTCCCCACCCAGGGGGACGCGGAGTCCTGGCTCGGCGAGTCCTGGAAGCAGCTCCTGGAGAACGGGGTTGACCAGGTGGTCCTCCTGGAGGACAGCACGAAGATCTACGGTCCGATGCCCCTGGCCGCCGCCGACGGCGACGAGGACGAGGGTGGGGACGGGGACGGGGCCTGAGCTTTCCGCGCTCTCTGTGCCCGCGCGCAGGGTGCCGCGGTCGGCAGCGGCACCGCTGCGCGCGGGCCGCGCGGTTCCCCGCGCCCCCTACGAGCCCTCAGGGCTGATCGGGGAGGCCCGCGACTCCGTCAGGGGCGGGTCTTCGGAGACATCGAGCCGGTGAGGGCCGGGTCCGTCAGGGCCACCGGGGAGAGGATCTCGTCGACCCGGGCGATCAGCTCGGCGTCCAGGCGGACGCCGGCCGCGCCGGCGTTCTCGGCGACCTGCTCCGGGCGCGAGGCGCCGACGATCGCCGCCGACACGTTCGGGTTCCGCAGCACCCAGGCCACCGCCAGCTGCGGCATGGTCAGCCCCGCCTCCTTCGCCAGCGGCACCAGCTGCTGCACCCGCTCCAGCACGTCGTCCCGCAGGAAGCGCTCCACCGCGCCCGCCCCGCCGTTCGGGTCGGTGGCCCGGCTCCCGGCCGGCGCCGGCCGCCCCGGCAGGTACTTGCCGGTCAGCACGCCCTGCGCGATCGGCGACCAGACGATCTGCCCGATCCCGAGCTCCTCGCAGGCCGGCACGACCTCGGCCTCGATCACCCGGTACAGCGCCGAGTACTGGGGCTGGTTGGAGACCAGCTGCACCCGCAGCTCCCGCGCGAGGGCGTGCGCCGCCCGGATCTCCTCGGCCGTCCACTCGGAGACCCCGATGTACAGCGCCTTACCGGCCCGGACCACGTCGGCGAAGGCCTCCATGGTCTCTTCCAGCGGCGTCTCGTGGTCGAAGCGGTGCGCCTGGTACAGGTCGACGTAGTCGGTCTGCAGCCGCTTCAGCGAGGCGTCGATCGAGGTCATGATGTGCTTGCGGCTGAGGCCCCGGTCGTTGCGGCCCTGCCCGGTCGGCCAGAAGACCTTGGTGAAGATCTCCAGGCCGTCCCGCCGTTCGTGCTTCAGCGCCCGGCCGAGCACCGACTCGGCGCGGGTGCCGGCGTAGACGTCGGCGGTGTCGAAGGTGGTGATGCCCTGGTCGAGGGCGGCATGCACGCACGCGGCGGCGATGTCCTCCTCGATCTGCGAGCCGTGGGTGAGCCAGTTGCCGTAGGCGATCTCGCTGATCATCAGGCCGCTGCGGCCGAGGTGACGGAACTCC contains the following coding sequences:
- the cobT gene encoding nicotinate-nucleotide--dimethylbenzimidazole phosphoribosyltransferase → MDTTLDLDEFSTLVVRPEDEYRQAADERWAALEGPRAGLGQLEKLGSWLAAVQGQVPPRPIDRAKVLVFAADHGVARLGVSALAPDATGRLVRSVLDGEAAVSVLARRFGASLRVVDVAVDLEEELPNGVSRDRVRRGSGRTDVEDALTREEAEAAFRLGMRLADEEADSGTDLVLLGDLGVGSTTVAAALIGALCGLDAASVTGRGSGIDDNVWMVKCAAVRDSMRRARPLLGEPLELLAAVGGADFAAITGFLLQAAVRRLPVLLDGVVSAACALVGQRIAFRAPEWWRAGQSSGEPAQAKAYERLNLEPLQAQTVRVGGGAGALMSLPLLTAASSLLAELPLAP
- a CDS encoding aldo/keto reductase family protein: MEFRHLGRSGLMISEIAYGNWLTHGSQIEEDIAAACVHAALDQGITTFDTADVYAGTRAESVLGRALKHERRDGLEIFTKVFWPTGQGRNDRGLSRKHIMTSIDASLKRLQTDYVDLYQAHRFDHETPLEETMEAFADVVRAGKALYIGVSEWTAEEIRAAHALARELRVQLVSNQPQYSALYRVIEAEVVPACEELGIGQIVWSPIAQGVLTGKYLPGRPAPAGSRATDPNGGAGAVERFLRDDVLERVQQLVPLAKEAGLTMPQLAVAWVLRNPNVSAAIVGASRPEQVAENAGAAGVRLDAELIARVDEILSPVALTDPALTGSMSPKTRP